In the genome of Arthrobacter sp. PAMC25284, the window ACTCATGCGCGTTCACATCGCAACCGACCACGCCGGCATGGAGCTCAGCTCCCACCTCATCACCGCGCTGTCAGCCAACGGCTACGAGATGGTGGACCACGGGCCTGCGGCCTACGACGCCGAGGACGACTACCCCGCGTTCTGCATCAAAGCCGCGACCGCCGTCGCGGCCGACCGCGCCGCGGGCGTGGACGCACTCGGGATAGTGCTGGGCGGCTCCGGAAATGGCGAGCAGATCGCCGCGAACAAGGTCAAGGGCGTGCGCGCTGCCCTGGCGTGGAACCTCGACACGGCCAAGCTGGCCCGCGAACACAACGACGCCAACGTCGTGGCAGTGGGCGGGCGCCAGCACACCGTTGAGGAGGCCACCGAACTGATCGAGGCATTCCTGGCGGAACCATTTAGCAATGCCGAGCGCCACGTGCGCCGCATCGGAAAGATCGGCACCTACGAGACCACCGGCGAGGTCTCCGAGTAGCTCGGCGCTTCACCACGAGGTTCGGCCCGGGTTTCGCCAAAAGGGGAGTGGGTTTCGGAGAGCCTGGCAGAATCGCATTGCGGCAAGGCCGGGAAAGCTCGCCGCCAAGATGATGCCACGGGCCGCGGAAACAAGGCCGCAGCGCACTGGAGAACTCGGCAGCGGCCTGGCAGAGCATGAACGAAACCGTGACAGAAATTCGCGCACCTGGACCGCGACAATCATGGGCTACGCACGAGACCTGGCTCTCAACCTGTGCTTCCGCGGGCTCCCGGAGGATGAGATCGCGGGATCCTGGACGAGATCCGGGCCCACGAGAGCGCCACCGGGACGCCAGCGGTAGATGAGTTCGGAACTGCCCAGGACTACGCCAAGCAGTCTGCCAGGCAAAAAATACGCTCACCGGGCTCCGTCGTGGTGATGATCGCAGTGGTGCTGGCAATCAACTTCGTGGCCGTGTCCATGCTGCTGCTGCCGTTCCGAGGGGTCGTTGTCCGTGACATCGTTGGCCCCATAAGGCTGTGGCACGCGCTGGGGCTGAGTCTTGCCGGTACGTTCGCCGGCTGCCTGACCGGTTACTTTCGCCCGCTC includes:
- a CDS encoding ribose-5-phosphate isomerase, with protein sequence MRVHIATDHAGMELSSHLITALSANGYEMVDHGPAAYDAEDDYPAFCIKAATAVAADRAAGVDALGIVLGGSGNGEQIAANKVKGVRAALAWNLDTAKLAREHNDANVVAVGGRQHTVEEATELIEAFLAEPFSNAERHVRRIGKIGTYETTGEVSE